Proteins from one Triticum aestivum cultivar Chinese Spring chromosome 7A, IWGSC CS RefSeq v2.1, whole genome shotgun sequence genomic window:
- the LOC123151216 gene encoding exocyst complex component EXO70A1 has protein sequence MGAAAGKAVEDLASAADGTTTRAEDRLAVAERVILEFERRRSSCDGSDVGIWDAQATCTNQGLLAAVDEIVFLKEMHAFPMASPAGRRMDGALRAAMSCLMEEFLSLRVWDGSQLEGRSGLRFAIDKLSVSVAAARGASSSFAFLTGGSTASTVRTSTGELSSRTVDVLYASGSGSQPAGPDVFSDEEFPDELDLICPASLSVLHEISLRVIRAGYTKELLHTFADAPCEVLDRFLSILQLQVGCSPEAETGESISYENAEWWTAEDMIRRWILATKLVEKALVTMQTQLHAQSNGAFDRFKNDYIMAMAKRRSYILLRFADGFTSTRSPEKLMYVLEMYEVLGSAVPGLVLVLTGQHKELFSRQVEVVLAKLARALRAMIGGAVTKVRAGGSSGTQGETRGVGAGVHPLTRYAVSCIESLAPHRGALDVILASTGGILEGVNSFGDLFSELVASLEPKLEEISTLRGEEGGGLRHLFLANNTSFVLIRAGAIGGDDEWAACRRSRVEQHVAGYVEASWAPVVACLEAGKPATKALAKFNAALDKAYSGHVRCEVSDPELRAALRKAVSENVVGAYGAYLLEHPKLGRSARHTPDTLAGLVSDLFEGEDASGNHS, from the exons ATGGGCGCCGCGGCAGGGAAGGCCGTCGAAGACTTGGCATCTGCTGCTGATGGGACAACAACGCGAGCGGAGGATCGGCTCGCCGTCGCTGAGCGCGTCATCCTCGAGTTCGAGCGCCGCCGCTCATCCTGCGACGGCTCCGACGTCGGCATATGGGACGCGCAGGCGACCTGCACCAACCAGGGCCTCCTCGCCGCGGTCGACGAAATAGTCTTCCTCAAGGAGATGCACGCGTTCCCCATGGCCTCACCCGCCGGCCGCCGCATGGACGGCGCCCTCCGGGCCGCCATGTCGTGCCTCATGGAGGAGTTCCTCAGCCTCAGGGTGTGGGACGGTTCCCAGCTCGAAGGCAGGAGCGGCCTCCGCTTCGCCATCGACAAGCTCTCCGTTTCAGTGGCAGCGGCCCGTGGCGCGTCGTCGTCGTTCGCCTTCCTAACCGGCGGAAGCACGGCCAGCACGGTGAGAACCAGCACAGGCGAGTTGAGCTCCCGCACCGTCGATGTACTTTACGCGTCCGGCTCCGGGAGCCAGCCGGCCGGGCCTGATGTCTTCTCGGACGAGGAGTTTCCCGATGAGCTCGACCTGATCTGCCCGGCGAGCTTGTCCGTCCTCCACGAGATCTCACTGCGTGTCATCCGTGCCGGCTATACGAAAGAGCTGCTGCACACGTTCGCCGACGCTCCCTGCGAAGTTTTAGACAG GTTCTTGTCGATTCTCCAACTCCAAGTGGGATGCTCTCCGGAGGCCGAGACCGGCGAGTCAATCAGCTATGAGAACGCCGAGTGGTGGACGGCGGAGGACATGATCCGGCGGTGGATCCTGGCGACCAAACTGGTGGAGAAGGCCCTCGTTACTATGCAAACGCAGCTCCACGCGCAGAGCAACGGCGCCTTCGACAGGTTCAAGAACGACTACATCATGGCCATGGCGAAGCGGAGATCCTACATCCTGCTCAGATTCGCAGACGGGTTCACCAGCACGCGCTCGCCGGAGAAGCTCATGTACGTCCTGGAAATGTACGAGGTCCTTGGCAGCGCTGTCCCTGGGCTCGTGCTCGTGCTCACCGGGCAGCACAAGGAGCTCTTCTCCCGGCAGGTCGAGGTGGTTCTCGCAAAGCTGGCGCGCGCGCTGAGGGCCATGATCGGCGGTGCCGTCACAAAGGTCCGAGCCGGCGGGAGCTCTGGGACGCAGGGCGAGACGCGCGGGGTCGGCGCCGGCGTCCATCCGCTGACGCGGTATGCCGTGTCCTGCATCGAGTCGCTGGCACCGCACCGCGGCGCGCTGGATGTGATCCTCGCGAGCACGGGCGGCATCCTCGAGGGCGTGAACTCGTTCGGCGATCTCTTCTCGGAGCTAGTCGCGTCCCTGGAGCCCAAGCTGGAGGAGATATCCACCCTCCGCGGCGAGGAAGGAGGCGGCCTGCGGCACCTCTTCCTGGCCAACAACACCAGCTTCGTGCTTATACGCGCCGGCGCGATCGGGGGAGACGACGAGTGGGCCGCGTGCCGCCGGAGCCGAGTCGAGCAGCACGTGGCGGGCTACGTCGAGGCCTCCTGGGCGCCGGTCGTGGCCTGCCTCGAGGCCGGCAAGCCCGCCACCAAGGCGCTGGCCAAGTTCAACGCCGCGCTCGATAAAGCGTACAGCGGCCACGTACGCTGCGAGGTCTCGGACCCCGAGCTCAGGGCGGCGCTGCGGAAGGCCGTGTCGGAGAACGTCGTCGGTGCTTATGGCGCGTATCTGCTGGAGCACCCCAAGCTTGGCAGGTCTGCCAGGCACACGCCCGATACCCTGGCCGGGTTGGTGTCCGACTTGTTTGAAGGAGAGGACGCGTCGGGCAATCATTCCTAG